The Klebsiella aerogenes KCTC 2190 region CAGATTATGGTCACGTTTATGTTGCTATCGACCGCCAGCTTGTCGACGATTATTGCCGGCTATCTGACCTACCGGAAGTTCTTCAATGCCCGCCATCAATTGGTTGTGACGCAGTTGAAAAAGCGCCCGTAAGTATTCCCGGAGGCGGCGCGTTGCGCCTTCTCCGGGCTACCACGGCGTAATCTGTAGCCCGGAGAAGCGTAGCGCTATCCGGGTCAGCGCCTCTGATTAATACAGCAATGAATACAGCTGGCGGCGGTATTTCGCCGCCAGGGCGTCGCCGGTGCCGAGCGCCGCGAGGATCTCCTGCAGCATTTTGCGCACCTGGCCATCCCCGGCGCCTAAATCTTTTTGCAGATGCGTGAACAGCAGCGCCAGCGCTTCTTCGTTGCGCCCGACCTGGTGCAGCTGCAACGCCAGCTGAGACGCCAGCGCCGCGTCGTCCGGGTTCTGCTCGACCTGCTGCTGAAGTTGCTGGATTTCCGGGGTATCAGCCGCTTGTTTAAGCAGTTCAATCTGCGCCACCAGCCCCTGATAACGGGTGTCCTGATCCTGCAGCGGCACAGTTTTCAGCACGCTTTCAGCTTCATCGGAACGCTGCAGGGCAATTAGCGTTTCCGCCAGCAGCAGGCCAATCTGGCTATCCTGGTTAGACAACTGCCAGGCGTCTTTCAGCAGCGGCAGCGCGTCGGCGTATTTTTCTTCCTGCATCAGCGCCAGCGCTTCCTGCGCTTTCAATTCTTCTTCGCGCGGCAGCACTTTATCCAGCAGGGCGCGGATGGCCTCTTCCGGCTGCGGGCCTTCAAAACCATCTACCGGCTGGCCGTTCTGGAAAAGATACACCGTTGGGATCGCGCGCAGACCAAACTGCGAAGCCAGCATTTGCTCCGCGTCGCAATCTACCTTCGCCAGCGTAAACTGACCGTGGTATTGGGCGGCCAGGCGCTCAAGCACCGGCGTCAGTTGTTCGCAGTGCTGGCTACGGGCGGACC contains the following coding sequences:
- a CDS encoding co-chaperone YbbN, with product MSEQNIVNITEANLQQTLQQSMNAPVLFYFWSARSQHCEQLTPVLERLAAQYHGQFTLAKVDCDAEQMLASQFGLRAIPTVYLFQNGQPVDGFEGPQPEEAIRALLDKVLPREEELKAQEALALMQEEKYADALPLLKDAWQLSNQDSQIGLLLAETLIALQRSDEAESVLKTVPLQDQDTRYQGLVAQIELLKQAADTPEIQQLQQQVEQNPDDAALASQLALQLHQVGRNEEALALLFTHLQKDLGAGDGQVRKMLQEILAALGTGDALAAKYRRQLYSLLY